A region from the Lysobacter sp. BMK333-48F3 genome encodes:
- a CDS encoding Calx-beta domain-containing protein: MDKCFSRLSAALLLALASAGSAHAQVVISQVYGGGGNSGATLKSDFIELHNNGSDPVDLTGWSVQYASSTGSNWSRTPLAGTIAPGGYYLIKQADGSGGTVALPTPDATGTLAMAGGAGKVALVNHNNALAGACPLGSVDFVGYGSGTNCAEGSQPTATLSAILAALRAGNGCTDTDVNGADFAAAPAAPRNSASAAFSCAGANLPVLSIGDVLRLENAGEFVFTVTLSEPAPAGGVSVRYATADGSATAAGDYNVATGTVTFAEGQTSATLTVQVNDDSESEADETFFVRLSAPTGARLGDAEAIGTIVTDDVELTAIHAIQGNGPTSPLVGQRVYTSGIVTGRKSNGFFLQAPDDAIDADPATSEAVFVFTGSPVPAAAAVGNTVRASGQVIEYIPTADPGQLPLTELGNGVQVVLLSQPVVIGPNTLPQAVALSTALPSPDGGLDQLERYEGMRVVIPSATVVSPTQGSKNETNATGSGNGIFNVVVTGLPRPFREPGIQAPDAAPGGGSIPPIPRWDFNPELITVDSDALGGTPFNLSTGAVITDLTGPLDYGFRRYTILRDPAALSTIAQGMQPVASRLPLPWEFTIAAYNVERFFDAVNDPAIGEPVLTPDAYARRLGKISQGISYLQQPDILGLIEVENLTALQDIAARVNADAVAAGKPDPKYVAHLLEGNDIGGIDVGFLLKTAELGGQARVEVQAVTQVGKDATWTQPDGSSGQLNDRPPLMLQATVHGNGGRSFPVTVILVHQRSLIDSELDDAAGHRVRMKRQAQAEFLARFIQERQVADPAERIVTLGDFNAFEFNDGLTDVINTVVGTPTPDDQTAVPGDGADLVEPNLVKLGDLETPDQRYSYTFGGSAQTIDHVLANQALVGAAAGLALDHARINADFPEINRSLADSPSRLSDHDPVVAYIDARRRADLAVIASTSTASVRIGRPVQFSATLNNAGPEQADYPGIGFAINAELPALNVTAPSGWNCDTPQVSAGSTHVACNRDVLANGEGATFALSADATEAMIGKTTTLAVAAQAQSFDPNDGNDQALVNVEVTARADLAIDVDGPRVLRGGQNGAFSVALRNRGGDVAVLPSVTLYGDAPAGNVSIAAPSGWNCTVAPQSGGFEATCEGARLAAGASQRFDFAIVAPRPGLFDRRLLLTGLAASAVEDPNPFNDFDFHLVQLTGRWW, translated from the coding sequence ATGGATAAGTGCTTCAGCCGCCTTTCGGCGGCATTGTTGTTGGCTTTGGCCTCGGCTGGATCGGCCCACGCCCAAGTCGTCATCAGTCAGGTCTACGGCGGCGGCGGCAATTCCGGCGCCACGCTCAAGAGCGATTTCATCGAGCTGCACAACAACGGCAGCGACCCGGTCGACCTGACCGGCTGGAGCGTGCAGTACGCCTCCAGCACCGGTTCGAACTGGTCGCGCACGCCGCTCGCCGGCACCATCGCGCCGGGCGGCTATTACCTGATCAAGCAGGCCGACGGCAGCGGCGGCACGGTCGCGCTGCCGACGCCGGACGCGACCGGCACCCTGGCCATGGCCGGCGGCGCCGGCAAGGTCGCCCTGGTCAACCACAACAACGCGCTGGCCGGCGCCTGCCCGCTGGGCAGCGTCGACTTCGTCGGCTACGGCAGCGGCACCAACTGCGCCGAAGGCAGCCAGCCCACCGCCACGCTCAGCGCCATCCTCGCTGCGCTGCGCGCCGGCAACGGCTGCACCGACACCGACGTCAACGGCGCCGACTTCGCCGCCGCGCCGGCCGCGCCGCGCAACAGCGCCAGCGCCGCGTTCTCGTGCGCCGGCGCCAACCTGCCGGTGCTGAGCATCGGCGATGTGCTGCGGCTGGAAAACGCCGGCGAATTCGTCTTCACCGTGACCCTGTCCGAACCGGCTCCGGCCGGCGGCGTCAGCGTGCGCTACGCCACCGCCGACGGCAGCGCCACCGCCGCGGGCGATTACAACGTCGCAACCGGCACCGTCACTTTCGCCGAAGGCCAGACCAGCGCCACGCTCACGGTGCAGGTCAACGACGACAGCGAGAGCGAAGCCGACGAGACCTTCTTCGTCCGCCTCAGCGCGCCCACCGGCGCCCGCCTCGGCGACGCCGAAGCGATCGGCACCATCGTCACCGACGACGTCGAGCTGACCGCGATCCACGCCATCCAGGGCAACGGCCCGACCTCGCCGCTGGTCGGCCAGCGCGTCTACACCTCCGGCATCGTCACCGGCCGCAAGAGCAACGGCTTCTTCCTGCAGGCCCCGGACGACGCGATCGACGCCGATCCGGCCACCTCCGAAGCGGTGTTCGTGTTCACCGGCAGCCCGGTTCCGGCCGCGGCCGCGGTCGGCAACACCGTGCGCGCCAGCGGCCAGGTGATCGAGTACATCCCCACCGCCGATCCGGGCCAGTTGCCGCTGACCGAACTGGGCAACGGCGTGCAGGTCGTGCTGTTGTCGCAGCCGGTGGTGATCGGCCCGAACACCCTGCCGCAGGCGGTCGCGCTGAGCACCGCCCTGCCCTCGCCGGACGGCGGCCTCGACCAGCTCGAGCGCTACGAAGGCATGCGGGTGGTCATCCCCAGCGCCACCGTGGTCTCGCCGACCCAGGGCTCGAAGAACGAAACCAACGCCACCGGCAGCGGCAACGGCATCTTCAACGTGGTCGTCACCGGCCTGCCGCGTCCGTTCCGCGAACCGGGCATCCAGGCGCCGGACGCCGCGCCGGGCGGCGGCAGCATTCCGCCGATCCCGCGCTGGGACTTCAACCCCGAGCTGATCACCGTCGACAGCGACGCGCTCGGCGGCACGCCGTTCAACCTGTCGACCGGCGCGGTCATCACCGACCTCACCGGCCCGCTGGACTACGGCTTCCGCCGCTACACCATCCTGCGCGATCCGGCCGCCCTGTCGACCATCGCCCAGGGCATGCAGCCGGTCGCCTCGCGCCTGCCGCTGCCGTGGGAATTCACCATCGCCGCCTACAACGTCGAGCGCTTCTTCGACGCGGTCAACGACCCGGCGATCGGCGAACCGGTGCTGACCCCGGACGCCTACGCGCGCCGCCTGGGCAAGATCTCGCAGGGCATCTCCTACCTGCAGCAGCCCGACATCCTGGGCCTGATCGAAGTCGAGAACCTGACCGCGCTGCAGGACATCGCCGCGCGCGTCAACGCCGATGCGGTCGCCGCCGGCAAGCCCGATCCGAAGTACGTCGCCCACCTGCTGGAAGGCAACGACATCGGCGGCATCGACGTCGGCTTCCTGCTCAAGACCGCCGAGCTCGGCGGCCAGGCCCGGGTCGAAGTGCAGGCGGTGACCCAGGTCGGCAAGGACGCGACCTGGACCCAGCCCGACGGCAGCAGCGGCCAGCTCAACGACCGTCCGCCGCTGATGCTGCAGGCGACCGTGCACGGCAACGGCGGCCGCAGCTTCCCGGTCACGGTGATCCTGGTCCACCAGCGCTCGCTGATCGACAGCGAACTCGACGACGCCGCCGGCCACCGCGTGCGCATGAAGCGCCAGGCCCAGGCCGAGTTCCTGGCCCGCTTCATCCAGGAGCGCCAGGTCGCCGATCCGGCCGAACGCATCGTCACCCTCGGCGACTTCAACGCGTTCGAGTTCAACGACGGCCTGACCGACGTGATCAACACCGTGGTCGGCACGCCGACGCCGGACGATCAGACCGCGGTGCCGGGCGACGGCGCCGACCTGGTCGAGCCCAACCTGGTCAAGCTCGGCGATCTGGAAACCCCGGATCAGCGCTACAGCTACACCTTCGGCGGCAGCGCCCAGACCATCGACCACGTGCTCGCCAACCAGGCCCTGGTCGGCGCCGCGGCCGGGCTCGCGCTCGACCACGCGCGGATCAACGCCGACTTCCCGGAGATCAACCGCAGCCTGGCCGATTCGCCGTCGCGCCTGTCCGACCACGACCCGGTCGTCGCCTACATCGACGCTCGCCGGCGCGCGGACCTGGCGGTGATCGCCTCGACCTCGACCGCTTCGGTGCGGATCGGCCGCCCGGTGCAGTTCAGCGCGACGCTGAACAACGCCGGTCCGGAACAGGCCGACTACCCGGGCATCGGTTTCGCGATCAACGCCGAATTGCCGGCGCTGAACGTGACCGCTCCGTCCGGTTGGAACTGCGACACCCCGCAGGTGAGCGCCGGTTCGACCCACGTCGCCTGTAACCGCGATGTCCTGGCCAACGGCGAAGGCGCGACCTTCGCCCTGTCGGCGGACGCGACCGAAGCGATGATCGGCAAGACCACCACGCTGGCCGTCGCCGCGCAGGCGCAGTCGTTCGATCCGAACGACGGCAACGACCAGGCCCTGGTCAACGTGGAAGTGACCGCGCGCGCCGACCTGGCGATCGACGTCGACGGCCCGCGCGTGCTGCGCGGCGGCCAGAACGGCGCGTTCTCGGTCGCCCTGCGCAATCGCGGCGGCGACGTCGCGGTGCTGCCGAGCGTGACCCTGTACGGCGACGCGCCGGCGGGTAACGTCTCGATCGCCGCGCCGTCGGGCTGGAACTGCACGGTCGCGCCGCAGAGCGGCGGCTTCGAAGCCACTTGCGAAGGCGCGCGTCTGGCCGCCGGCGCGAGCCAGCGCTTCGACTTCGCCATCGTCGCGCCGCGTCCGGGCCTGTTCGACCGCCGACTGCTGCTGACCGGCCTGGCCGCGTCGGCGGTGGAAGATCCGAATCCGTTCAACGATTTCGACTTCCACCTGGTGCAGTTGACCGGCCGCTGGTGGTGA
- the pdhA gene encoding pyruvate dehydrogenase (acetyl-transferring) E1 component subunit alpha, with product MTVAATFEIEYLQYLGADGQPVAEIPAAFKDPNVLLPLFKQMLFVRTFDSKAIALQRTGKLGTYAACLGHEATHVGIGASMRPEDVFAPSYREYGAQFMRGVQPREVLMYWGGDERGNDFAGPRHDFAWSVPISTQCLHAAGAALAFKLRKEKSLAVACCGDGGSSKTDFYAALNSAGAYQLPLILCVINNGWAISVPRSAQTGAKTLAQKGLAGGLHCLQVDGNDLIAVLEGMRRAAELARNGGGGSVIEFMTYRLHDHTTADDARRYRDEAEVKDAWTRDPVPRLRAYLTAQGVWNEELEKAWAEECGAKVDVEINAYLETPVQPVEAMFDYLYADMPADLQAQRAEVLAQEGRR from the coding sequence ATGACCGTCGCCGCGACGTTCGAAATCGAATACCTCCAATATCTCGGCGCAGACGGCCAACCCGTCGCCGAGATTCCGGCCGCGTTCAAGGACCCCAACGTCCTGCTGCCGCTGTTCAAGCAGATGCTGTTCGTGCGCACCTTCGACAGCAAGGCGATCGCCCTGCAGCGCACCGGCAAGCTCGGCACCTACGCCGCCTGCCTCGGCCACGAGGCCACCCACGTCGGCATCGGCGCCTCGATGCGGCCCGAAGACGTGTTCGCGCCGAGCTACCGCGAATACGGCGCGCAGTTCATGCGCGGCGTGCAGCCGCGCGAAGTGCTGATGTACTGGGGCGGCGACGAACGCGGCAACGACTTCGCCGGTCCGCGCCACGACTTCGCCTGGTCGGTGCCGATCTCGACCCAGTGCCTGCACGCCGCCGGCGCCGCGCTGGCGTTCAAGCTGCGCAAGGAAAAGAGCCTCGCGGTCGCCTGCTGCGGCGACGGCGGTTCGTCCAAGACCGACTTCTACGCCGCGCTGAATTCGGCCGGCGCCTACCAGTTGCCGCTGATCCTGTGCGTGATCAACAACGGCTGGGCGATCTCGGTGCCGCGTTCGGCCCAGACCGGCGCCAAGACCCTGGCCCAGAAGGGCCTGGCCGGCGGCCTGCACTGCCTGCAGGTGGACGGCAACGACCTGATCGCGGTGCTCGAAGGCATGCGCCGCGCGGCCGAACTGGCGCGCAACGGCGGCGGCGGCAGCGTGATCGAATTCATGACCTACCGCCTGCACGACCACACCACCGCCGACGACGCGCGCCGCTACCGCGACGAAGCCGAGGTCAAGGACGCCTGGACCCGCGACCCGGTGCCGCGCCTGCGCGCCTACCTCACCGCCCAGGGCGTGTGGAACGAGGAACTGGAAAAGGCCTGGGCCGAAGAATGCGGCGCCAAGGTCGACGTCGAGATCAACGCCTACCTGGAAACTCCGGTGCAACCGGTCGAAGCCATGTTCGATTACCTCTACGCCGACATGCCGGCGGATCTGCAGGCGCAACGCGCCGAAGTGCTCGCCCAGGAGGGCCGCCGATGA